A window of Danaus plexippus chromosome 12, MEX_DaPlex, whole genome shotgun sequence contains these coding sequences:
- the LOC133319105 gene encoding pupal cuticle protein G1A-like, with protein MFKLIVLCAFLAAAVADPDPAFFPAPAYAPGIISPAARIFPASSYVYQSPLISAPLAYSSPLGYAHLIKKRSAPLVLSPYSFPSSYIAPGSYSYSSPIVSTYSAAAPLAPAIGSGLVYSSGAHFIKKRSVPLYSSAYIAPSSYISSLNYATPLIASSYSAPVLSTPLISSAPVSYATHLIKKRSAPLAIPAYSAPGSYSHESRFEYKATGPVTTTYTSYAAPLSYSRPVYPIVI; from the coding sequence ATGTTCAAGTTAATAGTGTTGTGCGCTTTCTTGGCAGCGGCGGTTGCGGACCCCGATCCAGCATTTTTCCCAGCTCCTGCCTACGCTCCGGGTATTATTTCTCCTGCAGCAAGAATTTTCCCAGCCTCCAGCTACGTGTACCAGTCACCACTAATTTCAGCACCTCTAGCGTACTCTTCTCCATTGGGCTATGCTCACCTCATTAAGAAGCGGTCAGCACCACTTGTTCTGAGCCCCTATTCCTTCCCCTCTTCATACATCGCACCTGGTAGCTATTCATATTCATCTCCGATCGTGAGCACCTACTCCGCTGCTGCTCCTTTGGCACCAGCTATCGGATCTGGTCTTGTATATTCTTCAGGAGCTCATTTCATTAAGAAGCGTTCAGTACCTTTATACTCATCAGCCTACATAGCTCCTTCAAGCTACATCTCTTCTCTTAACTACGCCACACCTTTAATAGCTTCAAGTTACTCTGCTCCAGTCCTTTCAACCCCCTTGATCTCATCAGCACCCGTCTCCTACGCGACTCATCTGATCAAGAAGCGCTCTGCTCCGCTAGCCATCCCCGCCTACTCCGCTCCTGGATCTTATTCTCATGAATCCCGGTTCGAATACAAGGCAACGGGACCAGTCACCACGACCTACACGTCTTATGCTGCTCCTCTAAGCTACTCTCGCCCTGTTTATCCTATTGTGATCTAA
- the LOC133319104 gene encoding cuticle protein 21-like yields MFKLVVLCAFLAAAVADPDPAFFPAPAYAPGIISPAARIFPASSYVYQSPLISAPLAYSSPLGYAHLIKKRSAPLVLSPYSFPSSYIAPGSYSYSSPIVSTYSAAAPLVPAIGSGLVHSSGAHFIKKRSVPLYSSAYLAPSSYISSLNYATPLIASSYSAPVLSSPLISSAPVSYATHLIKKRSAPLAIAAYSAPGSYSHESRFEYKATGPVTETYTSFPAPLSYSHPIAYSHLY; encoded by the coding sequence ATGTTCAAATTAGTGGTGTTGTGCGCTTTCTTGGCAGCGGCGGTTGCGGACCCCGATCCAGCATTTTTCCCAGCTCCTGCCTACGCTCCGGGTATTATTTCTCCTGCAGCAAGAATTTTCCCAGCCTCCAGCTACGTGTACCAGTCACCACTAATTTCAGCACCTCTAGCGTACTCTTCTCCGTTGGGCTATGCTCACCTCATTAAGAAGCGGTCAGCACCACTTGTTCTGAGCCCCTATTCCTTCCCCTCTTCATACATCGCACCTGGTAGCTATTCATACTCATCTCCGATCGTGAGCACCTACTCCGCTGCTGCTCCTTTGGTACCAGCTATCGGATCTGGTCTTGTACATTCTTCAGGAGCTCATTTCATTAAGAAGCGTTCAGTACCTTTATATTCATCAGCCTACTTAGCTCCTTCAAGCTACATCTCTTCTCTTAACTACGCCACACCTTTAATAGCTTCAAGTTACTCTGCCCCAGTCCTTTCAAGCCCCTTGATCTCATCAGCACCCGTCTCCTACGCGACTCATCTGATCAAGAAGCGCTCCGCTCCTCTCGCCATCGCCGCCTACTCCGCTCCTGGATCTTATTCTCATGAATCTCGGTTTGAATACAAGGCAACGGGACCAGTCACCGAGACCTACACGTCTTTCCCCGCTCCTTTGTCTTACTCTCATCCCATTGCTTACTCGCATCTGTACTAG